One window from the genome of Carnobacteriaceae bacterium zg-84 encodes:
- a CDS encoding YhdH/YhfP family quinone oxidoreductase, with protein MTSFKAIQVEQTENGVVASVKQITQDALSNGEVEIKVAYSSLNYKDMLACQTNGGVIRHYPMIPGIDFSGIVVKSESEEFAAGDKVFATGFDIGMTHTGGLSEYVRVPDKWLMHLPQNLSLEDIMVYGTAGLTAALCVAALERNGLSVTNQPNILVTGASGGVGSIAVSILSKMGFKHITALVRKSYQESVVKELGAANVLYPENIDIGHKKLAREQFHFVIDTVGGDVLSQLFPQVYYNGCLALCGNAGGVHIKTNVLPFILRGIAVVGIDSVQCSMKKRQYVWEKLSNEWYVLPSLRVQEVSLENSLSVIEEIKNGQHTGRTVVRMSS; from the coding sequence ATGACAAGTTTTAAAGCAATTCAAGTTGAGCAAACAGAAAATGGGGTTGTAGCAAGTGTAAAACAAATAACACAAGATGCATTATCAAATGGAGAAGTAGAAATTAAAGTGGCATATAGTTCGCTAAATTACAAAGATATGCTAGCATGTCAAACGAATGGTGGTGTTATTAGGCACTATCCAATGATTCCAGGAATTGATTTTAGTGGAATTGTTGTAAAATCAGAATCAGAGGAATTTGCAGCTGGAGATAAGGTTTTTGCAACAGGATTTGATATAGGTATGACACATACAGGAGGTCTTTCTGAATATGTGCGTGTTCCGGATAAATGGTTGATGCATCTTCCTCAAAATTTATCTTTGGAAGACATCATGGTATATGGAACAGCTGGATTAACAGCGGCTTTATGTGTAGCAGCACTTGAAAGAAATGGTTTATCGGTAACTAATCAACCGAATATTCTTGTCACAGGAGCAAGTGGTGGGGTAGGAAGCATTGCTGTAAGTATTTTATCTAAAATGGGATTTAAGCACATAACAGCATTGGTACGCAAATCTTATCAAGAATCTGTTGTAAAAGAATTAGGTGCAGCAAATGTGTTGTATCCGGAAAATATTGATATAGGTCATAAAAAATTAGCTAGAGAACAGTTTCATTTTGTAATTGATACAGTAGGGGGAGATGTACTTAGCCAGCTGTTTCCACAGGTCTATTATAATGGATGCCTTGCTTTGTGTGGGAATGCGGGAGGTGTCCATATTAAGACCAATGTATTACCGTTTATTTTAAGAGGTATAGCCGTTGTTGGTATAGATTCTGTTCAATGTTCTATGAAAAAAAGACAATATGTTTGGGAAAAACTTTCAAATGAATGGTATGTCCTTCCGTCACTTCGTGTTCAAGAAGTGTCTTTAGAAAATAGTTTATCCGTGATAGAAGAGATAAAAAATGGACAACATACAGGACGTACAGTTGTTCGTATGTCATCGTGA
- a CDS encoding ISL3 family transposase — protein sequence MLVGIIHQHDFVYKSGQKKRNTCMIKSPQLNKEVFLMDYYTKKLLTLTDKSFIADEHWLEEKTINGIPHHFIKGTWTKPCHTCPHCHAKTLIKHGTYQTKTLLPKFRQIKTVLLLKRTRYRCKTCLKTCSSSCSLVDKHCCISKELKQLIALDLTKNISRKHICQDHFVSDVTVQRVLDKYTKQVKPSFHYLPKVLCIDEFKSVTSHLGKMSFICVDGLTHRIIDVLPSRQLDHLITYFKQFSKKARHSVRYLVMDMNANYGKLIQKVFPNAVIVTDRFHIIQHIHRNLNTLRIKEMNTFKKEEKAYKHLKKYWKLLLKDAFDVNDTDYHYHQSFKTYLTHAQILDRLLDYSPVLKQAYEFVQELRYAYRQRDFESFMEVIHHIDPSLPEWFRKKFDIFKTYQNGIYQAFTTPYSNGITEAINNHIKVIKRIAYGYRRFSYFRLRILIIQHHSQWQKKNVKKVVNG from the coding sequence GTGTTGGTGGGAATAATCCACCAACACGATTTTGTATATAAAAGTGGACAAAAAAAGAGAAATACCTGTATGATTAAATCACCACAATTAAACAAGGAGGTATTTCTCATGGATTATTATACAAAAAAATTATTGACATTAACAGATAAATCTTTCATAGCTGATGAACATTGGTTAGAAGAAAAAACAATAAATGGTATTCCACACCACTTTATTAAAGGTACTTGGACAAAGCCTTGCCACACCTGTCCACATTGTCATGCTAAAACACTCATCAAACATGGGACATATCAAACGAAAACATTATTACCAAAGTTTAGACAAATCAAAACTGTTTTACTTCTTAAAAGAACCCGTTATCGCTGTAAAACGTGTCTAAAAACCTGTTCTTCTTCGTGTTCTTTAGTCGATAAACATTGTTGTATTTCTAAAGAATTAAAACAACTTATTGCACTTGATTTAACGAAAAATATTTCAAGAAAACATATCTGCCAAGACCACTTTGTATCTGATGTGACCGTACAACGTGTCTTAGATAAATATACAAAACAAGTTAAACCGTCTTTTCATTATCTACCTAAGGTACTATGTATCGACGAATTTAAGTCTGTGACATCTCATTTAGGGAAGATGAGTTTTATCTGTGTAGACGGATTGACGCACCGTATTATTGATGTGTTACCTAGTCGCCAATTAGACCATTTAATCACTTATTTTAAACAATTTTCTAAAAAAGCAAGACATAGCGTTCGCTATCTTGTTATGGATATGAATGCCAATTATGGCAAACTTATTCAGAAGGTTTTTCCTAATGCCGTTATTGTCACAGATAGATTTCATATCATACAACATATACATCGGAATTTAAATACACTACGTATAAAAGAAATGAACACCTTTAAAAAAGAAGAAAAGGCTTATAAACACTTAAAGAAATACTGGAAATTATTATTAAAAGATGCCTTTGATGTAAATGATACAGACTATCACTATCACCAATCCTTTAAAACATATCTGACACACGCACAAATCCTGGATAGATTATTAGACTATAGTCCTGTTTTAAAACAAGCATATGAGTTTGTACAAGAGTTGAGATATGCTTATAGACAGCGAGATTTTGAGTCATTTATGGAGGTTATTCATCATATTGACCCGTCATTACCAGAGTGGTTTAGAAAGAAATTTGATATTTTTAAAACCTATCAGAATGGTATTTATCAAGCTTTTACCACACCTTATTCAAACGGTATCACAGAAGCTATCAACAATCATATTAAAGTCATCAAACGGATTGCCTATGGCTACAGACGTTTTTCTTATTTTAGATTGCGTATTTTAATCATACAACACCATTCTCAGTGGCAGAAAAAGAATGTGAAAAAGGTAGTGAATGGTTAA
- the msrA gene encoding peptide-methionine (S)-S-oxide reductase MsrA: MNKQIATFGGGCFWCMVEPFDTRAGVISVVSGYAGGDVENPKYEDVKHQLTGHAEVVQIEFDADIMPYETLLDIYWQLTDPTDAFGQFVDRGSSYRPVIFYHTQDQKELAELSKKLEESGRFDKPIVTAIEPFKNFYLAEEYHQDFYKKSPERYKQSHEESGREDFIEAHWKK, encoded by the coding sequence ATGAATAAACAAATTGCAACATTTGGTGGGGGATGCTTTTGGTGTATGGTAGAACCTTTTGACACAAGAGCAGGCGTTATATCAGTAGTATCAGGATATGCTGGTGGAGATGTTGAAAACCCAAAATATGAAGATGTTAAACATCAGCTGACCGGGCATGCGGAAGTTGTGCAAATAGAGTTTGATGCCGACATCATGCCTTATGAAACATTATTAGACATTTATTGGCAACTAACAGATCCAACGGATGCCTTTGGACAATTTGTTGATAGAGGAAGTTCTTACAGACCGGTTATTTTTTATCACACACAAGATCAAAAAGAATTGGCTGAACTTTCCAAAAAACTAGAAGAAAGTGGACGCTTTGACAAACCGATTGTAACGGCAATCGAACCGTTTAAAAACTTTTATTTAGCAGAAGAGTATCATCAAGATTTTTATAAAAAATCACCTGAACGCTACAAACAATCTCATGAAGAATCCGGGCGAGAAGATTTTATAGAAGCACATTGGAAAAAGTAG
- the serS gene encoding serine--tRNA ligase — MLDIKQIREDVTTFKELGKTRGVEEQIFDTLIALDEERRELIVQTEDLKKHRNEVSELIAQLKRNKENADDKIAEMKEVGEKIKTIDERLAVIEEELTDMLVRIPNMPHSSVPVGADEQDNVEVRRWGTPKTFGFEPKAHWEVAENLGILDFERGAKVSGSRFVFYKGLGARLERACYNYMLDMHIYEQGYTEMVTPYIVNAASMFGTGQFPKFKEDVFQLTDERDLTLIPTAEVPLTNYYRDEILKETQLPVYFTALSPSFRSEAGSAGRDTRGLIRLHQFHKVEMVKFSHPDTSYDELEKMTVDAEAILKGLELPYRVLALCTGDMGFSAAKTYDLEVWIPAQDTYREISSCSNCGDFQARRAKIRFRNEETGKVDYAHTLNGSGLAVGRTVAAILENYQNEDGSVTVPKALVQYMGGIEKIEKI; from the coding sequence ATGTTAGATATTAAACAAATTAGAGAAGATGTGACCACTTTTAAAGAGCTAGGGAAAACAAGAGGTGTCGAAGAACAAATTTTTGATACATTGATTGCCTTAGACGAAGAACGTCGCGAACTGATTGTCCAAACAGAAGATTTAAAAAAACATCGTAATGAAGTATCAGAATTGATTGCACAACTAAAACGTAACAAAGAAAATGCTGATGATAAAATCGCTGAAATGAAAGAAGTTGGAGAGAAAATCAAAACGATTGATGAACGATTAGCTGTCATCGAAGAAGAATTAACAGATATGCTCGTACGTATTCCAAACATGCCTCATAGTAGTGTGCCTGTAGGAGCTGATGAACAAGATAATGTGGAAGTACGTCGCTGGGGAACACCGAAAACATTTGGTTTTGAACCAAAAGCCCACTGGGAAGTTGCAGAAAATTTAGGTATTTTAGACTTTGAAAGAGGAGCAAAAGTATCAGGTAGTCGATTTGTATTCTATAAAGGGCTGGGTGCTCGATTAGAACGTGCGTGCTACAACTATATGTTAGACATGCATATTTATGAACAAGGATACACAGAAATGGTAACACCTTACATTGTGAATGCAGCATCAATGTTTGGGACAGGACAATTTCCTAAGTTTAAAGAAGATGTGTTCCAGTTAACAGATGAACGTGATTTGACATTGATTCCAACAGCAGAAGTACCTTTAACAAATTATTATCGTGATGAAATTTTAAAAGAAACACAATTACCAGTGTACTTCACGGCGTTAAGCCCATCATTCCGTTCAGAAGCAGGAAGTGCGGGACGTGATACAAGAGGATTGATTCGCTTGCACCAATTCCATAAAGTTGAAATGGTTAAATTCTCTCATCCAGATACATCATACGATGAATTAGAAAAAATGACAGTTGATGCAGAAGCTATTTTAAAAGGTTTAGAATTACCATACCGTGTATTAGCATTATGCACAGGCGACATGGGATTCTCAGCGGCTAAAACATACGACTTAGAAGTATGGATTCCTGCGCAAGACACATACCGTGAGATTAGTTCATGCTCAAACTGTGGTGATTTCCAAGCACGTCGTGCTAAAATTCGCTTTAGAAACGAAGAAACAGGGAAAGTAGATTACGCTCACACATTAAATGGCTCTGGTCTAGCCGTTGGACGTACTGTAGCTGCTATTTTAGAAAATTACCAAAATGAAGACGGTAGTGTTACAGTACCAAAAGCACTTGTGCAATACATGGGTGGTATTGAAAAAATCGAAAAAATATAA